From the Prosthecobacter sp. SYSU 5D2 genome, the window GCAGAGCGTGCCGATCAAAGCCAAGCTGGGCGAACTGCCTGGTGCTGTCACAGCCGCCCGGAATAATGAGGAGGAAACGGCTCCAAAACGTGGAGGAGGCGGTGTCAACTTTGCAGAAATCGTTCCGGGCGTGACCGTGCAGAACCTGACCCCTGCTACCCGTGAAAGGTATGACGTTCCAGCCGACATCACCGGCGTCGTGGTGACCAAGCTGGATCCTGAAAGTGATGCTGCGACAAAAGGCGTCGAAGAAGGGGATGTCATTGTCAGCGTGAATAACAGCCCAGTGCGTGCGGTGGGTGAAGCCAATGAAATGGCCAAGAGCCGTGAACGGAATGTCTTTCTGAAAGTTTACCGTGGCGGAGACACGATGCTTTTCATTGTCGGGAAAAACTGATTGGCTGCCTTATTGACTTAGCGGCCCGTGCCCCGTCCGGAGCGCGGGCCGTTTTGTGTCCGGGGTTGAGAAGTCAGCCATTACATGCATGTTGTCCATGTGACAGGTCCGTTACAGCCCACCCGCAACAGCACCGCAACGCCGACATTGCCGGCGCGGCCGCGCACTGCCCCTGTCCAGCCGCAGCTGCAGCCGGACCTGGAGCCGCCCTATCATGTCATCTTGCACAATGACGACACGCATACTTATGCGTATGTGATTGAGATGATGATGATGATCTTTGGGTATGATGAAAAGAAAGGGTATCAGATTGCCTGTGAAGTGGATGAGAGCGACCGTGTGATCGTGGTGACCTGCCACAAGGAACTGGCAGAGCTGCGGGTGGAGCAAATCCACGAATACGGAGCCGACCCGCGCATGAAGGAAAGCCTGGGTTCCATGAAGGCCTCCATGGAGCCAGCTGAGTAAAGACGAAACTTTTTTGCTGACGGCGGTTTATAGCAGGACCATGAAACCCTGCCTGCCCGCCTTTTTGCTGATCTGCCTTTCCTTCGCAGCCCCGGCCCAGCAATCTCCAGCGCCCGCAGAGCGGCTGGCACGGATGTTCACACAACTGGATGCCAACCGGGATGGCAAACTGAGCAAGGAAGAACTGCCGGAGCGGATGCGGCCTAACTTTGAGCGTCTCGATACGGACAAGGACGGCTTCATTTCCAAAGCGGAACACCTGGCTGTGGCGGCAGGCCGAGCATCCACCGGACGCCCGCAGCAGGGGCCGAGGCCTGTGCCAGCCGGGGTGGAGGCCAGGCTGGACCTGCCCTATGCGGAGAATGAAAATCCACGTCAAAAGCTGGATCTGTATCTGCCCAAGGAGCGGAAGGCTGACAAGCCGCTGCCGGTCATCGTATTTATCCACGGTGGTGGCTGGCGCAATGGGGACAAGGCAGGGGGCATCGGCAACCTGGGGAGATTTGTTGCATCCGGTGACTATGCCGGTGTCTCGGTGGGCTATCGCCTGACGGGGGAGGCGCAGTGGCCGGCGCAGATCCATGATTGCAAGGCGGCCATCCGCTGGATCAAAGCCCATGCTGAAGAGCATGGCCTGGATGCGACGAAGATTGGCGTCTGGGGGACCTCAGCCGGCGGGCATCTGGTCTCCATGCTGGGCACGAGCGGGGATGTGAAGGAGCTGGAGGGCACGCTGGGCAAGCACCTGGACCAGGACAGCCAGGTAACCTGTGTGGCCAACTACTACGGGCCGGAAAATTTCATCACCATGGTCCGCCAGCCCAGCACGATTGACCGCTCTCAAGGCAGAGATTATCCGGAGGCGCTTCTTTTGGGTGGCCCCGTGCCGGAGCGTGAAGCGGTGGCCAGGGAAGCTTCTCCCGTCACGCATGTTTCTGCGGGCGATGCGGCCTTTTTTACAGCGCATGGCACCAAGGATCCCGTAGTGCCCTATGCCCAGGGAGAGGAAATCCACGCGGCACTGACCAAGGCCGGCGTGCCCTCCATCCTTCAGGAGATGACCAACGGCGGCCATGGCTTTCGCAGTGAAGAGCTGGACGGTCGTTTGAAGCAGTTCTTCGATCTGCATCTGCGGGGTGTGGAGAGCCAGATCGAAACGGAGCCCATCGTGGTGACGGAATCCAGAAAGTGAAAGTACTGGGGCACCTTTTGTCGGGTCACCGGCTCGCGCGTGCCAGGGAGGCGCGTTCTTCCGGAAGCATGCGCGCGCGGGCTTCGATGCTGTTGATCACGTCGCGGGCGGCCTGGGCGGCGTTGTCGGCAACACTGTCCCGGGCGATGGCGGCGAACATGGCCTTTTGTCCGGCAGAAAGACGGCTGATGTCCATGTTTTGCAGGAGCGGGGTGGCGGCGTTATAGTCCATCAAACGCCAGTGGCTGAGAGCGGTGAGCAGCCTGCGGAAGTGGTCCTCAGGACGTGCCTCCAGCAGCTTCAGGCTCTCATGGAGAGTCAGTTCGAGCTGGCGTCCGGTGAGCAGGTTGGCGTAGAGGAACCGTTCTGTGTAAACGGGGTCATCCGGCCAGCGCCTGACGGCCTCGGAGGCGGCTTCCAGCATGCCTTCGGTGTTTTCATTGGCTTCAGTGGCGCGGATCAGCCCCTGATATCCCAGTCGGTCCGTGCGGGGATTCATGGCTGCACTTTTATAGGCATCTTCGGCGATGTCGGCATGGCCCCGGGCTTCGGCATATTCGGCGATTTTCATGCATAGCTCCCCCCGCCGTTCCATGTCCGCCGCGTTCTTGGCCAGAATGAGGGCGCTGCGCACTTCTTCCGCCGGTTTGCGCATGACAAAAGCCAGGTGGGCACGGTAAAAGGCGCTGACGCTCTGATTCAAGATGGCATCAATTTTGGGATCTTTGACCAGTCTTTCGAGATCCTCGAACCGTTGCAGCATGGTCAGGGCGGTGAGGTAATTTTCCAGCAGAGGCTGGTAGGCGATGGCCTCCTGCTCACTGACCAGGGCCAGCACCTGAAGGCCCTGCTGCTGCTCCACCAGCCAGCGGATGATGGGGACGAGGTCCTCCCGTGATTTGCCCTGGGCCAGTTGCACGGCTTCCTGGACCAGGCTCGTTTTTTGGGCGGGGTCCAGGCGCAACTGGCGGGTCAGGGCGGAGGCAATGTGCCAGCCGGTGGCTTTGGGATGGGAGCGGAGTTTCTCAATGAGGCGGTTGGAGATGTCTGGGGGCAGGACCTCAAAACTGTTGATGAATTCCAGCGCTTGCAGGCCCAGAGCGTCTTTGCTTGAGGCGATCTCCCAGGCTCGGCGCATGCCTTCGGCCCTTTCTGCGGCGTCAGCGCTTTCCGATTGCACCCTGGCCAGCCGGAGGCTGTGGGCCGCATCTTCCGGGTGCTTCTCCGCATAGCTCTTCAGGGTCTTCAATAAGATCGTATTTTTCTGGCTGCTGCCCCAGACCTCTTCCGCCAGCTTCATGGAAAAGGTGTTGGAAGGGTCCTCCGCCAGCACTTCTTCCAGCAGAGAAGCAGCCTCTTTTTCACGGTTGAGATTCATGAGGGCTTTCACCCGGGTCTGCTTGTCCTTGAGTTCCGTCTTTCCGCTCTGGTCGAGTTTGTCGAGGAAATAGATCGCTTCCGGGCGCCGCATGGCGGTGAGGAATTCGGTGTTCAACCGGATGGCATTGATGTTTTCCGGAGCGATTTTCACCGCCTCCTGTGCCTTGAACACGGCATTTACAATCTGTCCGTCTTCTGCCATCTGGCGGGATTCCTCCACCATCTTGTCAGCCTGCCAGTCCTGATACACGTTATACGCAGGCCGGGCATAATAAATGGCCAGTCCCATGGTGAGAGCGCAAAATGTGGTAACGCTGATCCAGGCCGCCCAGCGCGCTGCCGGAGACTGCCGGTCCTTATGCGCCTGGGTGGGTGGCACCAGCCAGTGCCACACCATCACAAAGGGACGGAACAGAATAAAAGGTTTCGGCTGTCCGGTCTGGTTCGGATCAATCGTCTGGTTGGTAAGCACTGCGGAGGGGGAAGTCTGCGGTTGGGGGAGTCATTAAAGATAACGACTCCAGGTGCTCCCGTCACGGTTAAATTTCCTCTTTGAGAAACCTTCCCGTCGGACTTTCGGCCACTTCGGCAACGGTCTCCGGCGTTCCTTCCGCCACGATTGCCCCTCCCTGGTTGCCGCCGCCCGGCCCCAGGTCCACCACCCAGTCCGCACAGCGGATCACATCCAGATGATGCTCGATCACGATGACCGTATTCCCCGCATCCCGCAGGCGGAAGAGCACCTGCAGCAGCGTCTGG encodes:
- a CDS encoding alpha/beta hydrolase fold domain-containing protein; its protein translation is MKPCLPAFLLICLSFAAPAQQSPAPAERLARMFTQLDANRDGKLSKEELPERMRPNFERLDTDKDGFISKAEHLAVAAGRASTGRPQQGPRPVPAGVEARLDLPYAENENPRQKLDLYLPKERKADKPLPVIVFIHGGGWRNGDKAGGIGNLGRFVASGDYAGVSVGYRLTGEAQWPAQIHDCKAAIRWIKAHAEEHGLDATKIGVWGTSAGGHLVSMLGTSGDVKELEGTLGKHLDQDSQVTCVANYYGPENFITMVRQPSTIDRSQGRDYPEALLLGGPVPEREAVAREASPVTHVSAGDAAFFTAHGTKDPVVPYAQGEEIHAALTKAGVPSILQEMTNGGHGFRSEELDGRLKQFFDLHLRGVESQIETEPIVVTESRK
- a CDS encoding ATP-dependent Clp protease adaptor ClpS, which translates into the protein MHVVHVTGPLQPTRNSTATPTLPARPRTAPVQPQLQPDLEPPYHVILHNDDTHTYAYVIEMMMMIFGYDEKKGYQIACEVDESDRVIVVTCHKELAELRVEQIHEYGADPRMKESLGSMKASMEPAE